Proteins encoded within one genomic window of Candidatus Syntrophocurvum alkaliphilum:
- a CDS encoding ATP-binding cassette domain-containing protein, giving the protein MSIKVEKVSVIYQKKTPFEQRALNNVSLTINQGDILGIYGLTGSGKSTLLQTLNGLIKPDSGNIIVDGVAVNKLKGSQITELRHKVGMIFQYPELQIFERNVFEEIAFGLKNIGLKGEQLKKRVTKALDLVDMSFDEFKDRSPFTLSSGQKKRITIASVLACKPKYLLFDEPTTGLDTTGRTKLLSHINEINNLEGITSVLVSHKIEELVTVCNKLIIMANGEIALKGTALEVIQQAEKNGLVEPITIRNIANNLKQRGFKLEKNILNIEDLSNEIIKALNERGNNSDFRY; this is encoded by the coding sequence ATGTCAATTAAAGTAGAAAAAGTTTCTGTAATCTACCAAAAGAAAACACCTTTTGAGCAACGAGCACTAAACAATGTATCTTTAACTATAAATCAAGGAGATATTCTAGGTATATATGGTTTAACAGGTTCAGGAAAATCAACTCTACTACAAACACTGAACGGTTTAATAAAACCTGATAGCGGCAATATCATTGTTGATGGTGTAGCGGTAAACAAATTAAAAGGTTCACAAATAACCGAGCTTAGACATAAAGTAGGGATGATATTTCAATATCCTGAACTGCAAATATTTGAACGTAATGTTTTTGAGGAAATAGCATTTGGTTTAAAAAATATAGGTCTGAAAGGTGAACAACTAAAAAAAAGAGTAACTAAAGCCTTGGATTTAGTAGATATGTCATTTGATGAATTTAAAGACCGCTCTCCTTTCACCTTAAGCTCGGGGCAGAAAAAAAGAATTACAATTGCTAGTGTATTAGCTTGTAAGCCCAAATATTTACTTTTTGATGAACCAACAACTGGACTAGATACAACAGGTAGAACAAAACTTCTAAGCCACATAAATGAAATTAATAATTTAGAAGGCATAACATCGGTTCTAGTATCACACAAAATTGAGGAACTAGTAACTGTATGTAATAAACTAATAATCATGGCAAATGGTGAAATTGCATTAAAAGGTACAGCTCTAGAAGTCATACAACAAGCAGAAAAAAATGGTTTAGTAGAACCTATTACTATCAGGAATATAGCAAATAACTTAAAACAAAGAGGCTTTAAGTTAGAAAAAAACATATTAAATATTGAAGATTTAAGTAATGAGATAATTAAAGCACTAAATGAAAGAGGAAATAATAGTGATTTCCGGTATTAA
- a CDS encoding energy-coupling factor transporter transmembrane component T family protein, which produces MKEEIIVISGINFGQYIPENSYLHQMDPRTKIIVTMSGVIAAISLQTTIELVVLLGINIVLIILSKVPITTYLKGLKPFIIIIAIMFLIQAFFTPGEPVINIYLENINISKEGITFAYILSIKLIIIILFALLLTTTTSSMSLTYGLEKILNPLKRLGMPVHEIIMIMTIALRFLPMLSEESQRIIQVQNARGTDFKTKNIYKRVKNLLAIITPLTINAFRRAETLAEAMESRAYTGGQGRTRLNEPNMTKLDYTVIALIIFMWIVLLLLR; this is translated from the coding sequence ATGAAAGAGGAAATAATAGTGATTTCCGGTATTAATTTTGGACAATATATACCCGAAAATTCATATCTACACCAAATGGACCCTAGAACTAAAATAATTGTAACCATGTCTGGTGTGATAGCGGCTATTTCATTACAAACTACAATAGAGTTAGTAGTATTATTAGGCATAAATATAGTACTAATAATATTAAGCAAAGTGCCAATAACTACTTACCTAAAAGGTTTAAAGCCTTTCATAATAATAATAGCTATTATGTTTTTGATACAGGCATTTTTTACACCGGGTGAGCCAGTTATCAACATCTATTTGGAAAATATTAACATATCTAAAGAAGGCATAACATTTGCTTATATTTTAAGTATAAAGTTAATTATAATCATTCTGTTTGCGTTATTACTTACAACAACAACTTCAAGTATGAGTTTAACCTATGGTTTAGAAAAAATACTTAATCCCTTAAAGCGATTAGGTATGCCAGTTCACGAGATTATTATGATTATGACAATAGCACTAAGATTTTTACCAATGCTATCAGAAGAATCTCAAAGAATAATTCAGGTACAAAATGCTAGAGGTACTGATTTTAAAACTAAAAACATCTATAAACGTGTTAAAAATCTACTAGCCATTATTACTCCTCTAACAATTAATGCATTTAGACGTGCAGAGACTTTAGCAGAAGCTATGGAATCGAGAGCCTACACAGGAGGACAAGGGCGAACTAGATTAAACGAACCAAACATGACTAAATTAGACTATACAGTTATAGCTTTAATCATATTTATGTGGATAGTGCTTCTACTACTAAGATAA